A single window of Streptomyces aquilus DNA harbors:
- a CDS encoding YbjQ family protein, giving the protein MSIDDFGGGQGPEPDVLVVTTNDVPGFRVQRVLGEVFGLTVRSRHLGSQIGAGLKSMIGGELKGLTKTLVQTRNQAMERLVEQARARGANGVLAFRFDVTEAADVGTEVCAYGTAVVLARE; this is encoded by the coding sequence ATGAGTATCGATGATTTCGGCGGCGGCCAGGGCCCCGAGCCCGATGTGCTCGTGGTGACCACCAACGACGTACCCGGCTTCCGGGTGCAGCGGGTACTGGGGGAGGTCTTCGGGTTGACCGTGCGCTCCCGGCATCTGGGGAGCCAGATCGGCGCGGGCCTGAAGTCGATGATCGGCGGTGAGCTCAAGGGGCTCACCAAGACGCTGGTGCAGACCCGCAACCAGGCCATGGAGCGGCTCGTGGAGCAGGCACGCGCGCGTGGGGCGAACGGTGTGCTGGCGTTCCGCTTCGACGTGACGGAGGCGGCCGACGTCGGCACGGAGGTGTGTGCCTACGGGACCGCCGTGGTCCTGGCCCGGGAGTGA
- a CDS encoding DedA family protein, whose translation MTTLALGPEWLSPDYLIQTFSLPGILLIVFAESGLFAFLPGDSLLFTAGLFVAQGDYISQPLWLVCLLIVLAAVLGDQVGYMIGKFFGPKLFSRPNSKLFKQENLEKAHEFMEKYGPKAIVLARFVPIVRTFAPIVAGAGRMKYRTFLTYNVIGGVAWGTGVTLAGYWLGQIDVIHKNVEAILVLIVLVSVVPIIIEYLRERGKKKRAAAEQPPAPEPQAYQPPPMDDATTQLRRIPSNDEQQQYGNGNQGQQQQYGYDDQYYAPQQPYAQQYPQQQGYDNQQNQQYPYNQGY comes from the coding sequence GTGACCACGCTCGCGCTAGGCCCCGAGTGGCTCAGCCCCGACTATCTGATCCAGACGTTCAGCCTTCCCGGAATCCTGCTGATCGTCTTCGCCGAGTCGGGTCTCTTCGCCTTCCTGCCGGGCGACTCCCTGCTGTTCACGGCGGGCCTGTTCGTGGCGCAGGGCGACTACATCAGCCAGCCGCTGTGGCTGGTCTGCCTCCTGATCGTGCTGGCCGCCGTCCTCGGCGACCAAGTGGGCTACATGATCGGCAAGTTCTTCGGCCCCAAGCTCTTCAGCCGCCCCAACTCCAAGCTCTTCAAACAGGAGAACCTGGAGAAAGCGCACGAGTTCATGGAGAAGTACGGCCCCAAGGCGATCGTCCTGGCCCGCTTCGTGCCGATCGTCCGCACCTTCGCCCCCATCGTGGCGGGCGCCGGCCGCATGAAGTACCGCACCTTCCTGACGTACAACGTCATCGGTGGCGTCGCCTGGGGAACCGGCGTCACCCTCGCGGGGTACTGGCTCGGTCAGATCGACGTCATCCACAAGAACGTCGAGGCGATCCTCGTCCTCATCGTCCTCGTGTCGGTGGTCCCGATCATCATCGAGTACCTCCGCGAGCGCGGAAAGAAGAAGCGGGCGGCAGCCGAACAGCCTCCGGCCCCCGAGCCCCAGGCGTACCAGCCCCCGCCGATGGACGACGCGACGACACAGCTGCGCCGCATCCCGTCGAACGACGAGCAGCAGCAGTACGGCAACGGCAACCAGGGCCAACAGCAGCAGTACGGCTACGACGACCAGTACTACGCCCCGCAGCAGCCGTACGCCCAGCAGTACCCGCAGCAGCAGGGCTACGACAACCAGCAGAACCAGCAGTACCCGTACAACCAGGGTTACTAG
- a CDS encoding threonine/serine ThrE exporter family protein: MTSAEDRKPQSDEARSVYDPEITSEFAIPDGLAVPKTAGGESETSSEFAVPEGLQAPEGPATEPEGSAFSTPRTYSAKHAPAAFTPPTGVPLVSLTKDAPWQDRMRTMLRMPVAERPAPEPLHKEDETGPAVPRVLDLTLRIGELLLAGGENAEDVEAAMFAVCRSYGLDRCEPNVTFTLLSISYQPSLVEDPVTASRTVRRRGTDYTRLAAVYQLVDDLSHPETAFSLEEAYRRLAEIRRNRHPYPGWVLTSASGLLAGAASVLVGGDVIVFVAAALGAMLGDRLAWLCAGRGLPEFYQFTVAAMPPAAIGVALTVAHVDVKASAVITGGLFALLPGRALVAGVQDGLTGFYITASARLLEVMYLFVGIVVGVLIVLYFGVQLGADLNPDVALIIEERPLWQIGASMLLSLTFAVLLQQERSTVLIVTLNGGVAWSVYGALHYVGEISPVASTAVAAGLVGLFGQMLSRYRFASALPYTTAAIGPLLPGSATYFGLLSIARDDVDKGLVSLATAASLAMAIAIGVNLGSEISRLFLRVPGGASAAGRRAAKRTRGF, from the coding sequence GTGACGTCGGCGGAGGACCGCAAGCCGCAGTCGGACGAGGCGAGGAGCGTCTACGACCCCGAGATCACGTCCGAGTTCGCCATTCCCGACGGGCTGGCCGTTCCGAAGACGGCCGGCGGCGAGTCGGAGACGTCCTCGGAGTTCGCCGTACCGGAGGGCCTTCAGGCGCCCGAGGGGCCGGCCACCGAGCCGGAGGGGTCGGCGTTCAGTACGCCGCGCACCTACAGCGCCAAGCACGCCCCGGCCGCGTTCACGCCGCCGACCGGCGTTCCCCTGGTCTCGCTGACCAAGGACGCGCCCTGGCAGGACCGGATGCGCACGATGCTGCGGATGCCGGTGGCCGAGCGGCCCGCGCCGGAGCCGCTGCACAAGGAGGACGAGACCGGGCCGGCCGTCCCGCGCGTGCTCGACCTGACGCTGCGTATCGGGGAGCTGCTGCTCGCGGGTGGTGAGAACGCGGAGGACGTGGAGGCGGCGATGTTCGCCGTCTGCCGCTCGTACGGCCTCGACCGGTGCGAGCCGAACGTCACCTTCACACTGCTGTCGATCTCGTACCAGCCGTCCCTCGTCGAGGACCCCGTGACGGCCTCCCGGACCGTGCGGCGGCGCGGCACCGACTACACCCGGCTCGCGGCCGTCTACCAGCTGGTGGACGACCTCAGCCACCCCGAGACGGCGTTCTCGCTGGAGGAGGCGTACCGGCGGCTCGCCGAGATCCGCCGCAACCGGCACCCGTATCCCGGCTGGGTGCTCACCTCGGCGAGCGGGCTGCTCGCGGGCGCCGCGTCCGTGCTCGTCGGCGGTGACGTCATCGTGTTCGTGGCGGCCGCGCTGGGCGCGATGCTCGGCGACCGGCTGGCGTGGCTGTGCGCGGGGCGCGGGCTGCCGGAGTTCTACCAGTTCACGGTCGCCGCGATGCCGCCGGCGGCGATAGGGGTGGCGCTGACGGTGGCCCACGTGGACGTGAAGGCGTCCGCGGTCATCACCGGTGGGCTGTTCGCGCTGCTGCCGGGGCGGGCGCTGGTGGCGGGCGTGCAGGACGGGCTGACCGGGTTCTACATCACCGCGTCGGCGCGGCTCCTTGAGGTGATGTACCTGTTCGTCGGCATCGTCGTGGGCGTGCTGATCGTCCTGTACTTCGGCGTGCAGCTCGGCGCCGACCTCAACCCCGACGTGGCCCTGATCATCGAGGAGCGGCCGCTGTGGCAGATCGGGGCGTCGATGCTGCTGTCGCTGACGTTCGCGGTGCTGTTGCAGCAGGAACGATCCACCGTGCTGATCGTGACGCTCAACGGGGGTGTCGCGTGGTCGGTGTACGGCGCGCTGCACTACGTCGGCGAGATCTCGCCGGTGGCCTCCACGGCGGTGGCGGCGGGGCTGGTGGGGCTGTTCGGGCAGATGCTGTCGCGGTACCGGTTCGCTTCGGCGCTGCCGTACACGACCGCGGCGATCGGGCCTCTGCTGCCGGGTTCCGCGACGTACTTCGGGCTGTTGTCCATCGCGCGGGACGACGTCGACAAGGGGCTGGTGTCGTTGGCCACGGCCGCGTCTTTGGCCATGGCCATCGCCATCGGGGTCAATCTGGGGTCGGAAATCTCGCGGTTGTTCTTGCGCGTTCCCGGTGGGGCGTCTGCCGCGGGGCGCCGGGCGGCGAAGCGGACGCGGGGCTTCTAG
- a CDS encoding inorganic diphosphatase, protein MEFDVTIEIPKGSRNKYEVDHETGRIRLDRRLFTSTAYPTDYGFVENTLGEDGDPLDALVILDEPTFPGCLIKCRAIGMFRMTDEAGGDDKLLCVPATDPRVEHLRDIHHVSEFDRLEIQHFFEVYKDLEPGKSVEGANWVGRVDAETEIERSYKRFKESGGH, encoded by the coding sequence GTGGAGTTCGACGTCACGATCGAGATCCCGAAGGGTTCGCGGAACAAGTACGAGGTGGACCACGAGACCGGTCGGATCCGCCTGGACCGTCGACTCTTCACCTCGACCGCCTACCCGACCGACTACGGATTCGTCGAGAACACCCTCGGCGAGGACGGCGACCCGCTGGACGCGCTGGTCATTCTTGACGAGCCGACCTTCCCGGGTTGCCTCATCAAGTGCCGCGCGATCGGCATGTTCCGCATGACGGACGAGGCCGGCGGCGACGACAAGCTGCTGTGCGTCCCGGCGACGGACCCGCGCGTGGAGCACCTGCGTGACATCCACCACGTGTCGGAGTTCGACCGCCTGGAGATCCAGCACTTCTTCGAGGTCTACAAGGACCTGGAGCCCGGCAAGTCCGTCGAGGGCGCCAACTGGGTCGGCCGCGTCGACGCCGAGACCGAGATCGAGCGGTCCTACAAGCGCTTCAAGGAGTCCGGCGGCCACTGA
- the dacB gene encoding D-alanyl-D-alanine carboxypeptidase/D-alanyl-D-alanine endopeptidase, with translation MVVPELRPWRAARPHVTRLANAVRPRLAAARPQLARAANAVKPQVKRLTTVRTWQYTAGAATAGLALTAVVVTAAGPWDSTGQRTAERDRAVALEHTGGADHDRGSGTTGAAPEPAPSASSVLAGLGGATNTVKSAPSGEALSAVLGPLLKDGALGSRRTAAVVDVATGKHLYGVGADTALTPASTTKIATAVAALSAMGPDHRLTTRTALEPGTHELVLVGGGDPTLTARKDAEGWASLRDLAAKTAKALKKDGVRKVTLSYDTTLYAGSALHPIGVDANLALVSALMADEARTDDSTSGTAVRAPDPADDAARKFAAFLADEGVETTSPGPSKATDRAETLAEVSSPPLSTLVERMLTNSDNDIAEALARQTAVATKTRADFEGGGKAIRAQLKKLQLPVAGVSFKDGSGLNRDDRLTADLLTALLAKAGDPDHPELRSVLTGLPVAGFTGTLTTRYTPDGAAGVVRAKTGTLTGVNTLAGTVVDQDGRLLAFAFLASNTANKDAAQAALDRAATALAACGCG, from the coding sequence GTGGTCGTGCCTGAACTGAGGCCTTGGCGGGCCGCGAGACCGCATGTGACGCGGCTCGCGAACGCCGTACGCCCCCGTCTGGCAGCCGCACGCCCCCAGCTGGCACGCGCCGCGAACGCGGTGAAACCGCAGGTCAAGCGTCTGACGACGGTGAGGACCTGGCAGTACACCGCGGGCGCCGCCACCGCCGGCCTGGCTCTGACGGCCGTGGTGGTGACCGCGGCGGGCCCCTGGGACTCCACCGGTCAGCGTACGGCCGAGCGGGACCGGGCGGTCGCCCTGGAGCACACGGGTGGCGCAGATCACGACCGTGGTTCCGGTACGACGGGAGCGGCTCCCGAGCCCGCCCCGAGCGCCTCCTCGGTCCTCGCGGGCCTCGGCGGCGCCACGAACACCGTGAAGTCCGCGCCGAGCGGCGAGGCCCTCTCCGCCGTCCTGGGGCCGCTCCTGAAGGACGGGGCGCTCGGCAGCCGCCGTACGGCCGCGGTCGTCGACGTGGCCACCGGCAAGCATCTGTACGGCGTCGGGGCCGACACCGCGCTCACCCCCGCCTCCACCACCAAGATCGCCACCGCGGTCGCCGCCCTGTCGGCGATGGGCCCCGACCACCGCCTCACCACCCGCACGGCCCTGGAACCCGGCACCCACGAACTGGTCCTGGTCGGCGGCGGCGACCCCACCCTCACCGCCCGCAAGGACGCCGAAGGCTGGGCGAGCCTGCGCGACCTGGCCGCGAAGACGGCGAAGGCCCTGAAGAAGGACGGCGTCCGCAAGGTCACGCTGTCGTACGACACCACCCTGTACGCCGGTTCCGCCCTGCACCCCATCGGCGTCGACGCCAACCTCGCCCTGGTCAGCGCCCTGATGGCCGACGAGGCCCGGACGGACGACTCCACGAGCGGCACGGCCGTCCGGGCGCCGGACCCGGCCGACGACGCGGCCCGCAAGTTCGCCGCCTTCCTGGCGGACGAGGGCGTCGAGACGACGTCCCCGGGCCCCTCCAAGGCGACGGACCGCGCCGAGACGCTGGCGGAGGTCTCCTCGCCGCCGCTGTCCACCCTGGTCGAGCGCATGCTGACCAACAGCGACAACGACATCGCCGAGGCCCTGGCCCGCCAGACGGCGGTGGCGACGAAGACGCGCGCCGACTTCGAAGGCGGCGGCAAGGCCATCCGGGCGCAGCTGAAGAAGCTCCAACTCCCGGTGGCCGGCGTCTCCTTCAAGGACGGCAGCGGGCTGAACCGCGACGACAGGCTCACCGCCGACCTCCTGACCGCCCTCCTCGCGAAGGCGGGCGACCCGGACCACCCCGAACTCCGGTCGGTCCTCACCGGCCTCCCCGTGGCCGGCTTCACGGGCACGCTGACCACCCGCTACACGCCCGACGGCGCCGCCGGCGTCGTACGCGCCAAAACCGGCACCCTCACCGGCGTGAACACGCTGGCGGGCACGGTCGTCGACCAGGACGGCCGCCTCCTCGCCTTCGCGTTCCTGGCGTCGAACACGGCGAACAAGGACGCCGCCCAGGCGGCCCTGGACAGGGCGGCGACGGCGCTCGCGGCGTGCGGCTGCGGCTGA
- a CDS encoding zinc-dependent metalloprotease, whose amino-acid sequence MTSIGGAASSQMVDWNLAVATATRLVRPGPEVSRDEARAVVAELRRHAKASEGHVRGFTRMATEEIHDTPVLVVDRPGWVRANVAGFREILKPLLDKMQERRGNTPGGAVLGAVGGKVTGVELGMLLSFLASRVLGQYETFAPATRELPAGENGGGRLLLVAPNIVQVERELDVQPHDFRLWVCLHEETHRTQFTAVPWLRDHLEGEIQSFLGETEVDPMTVLERIREAAQSLAGGRPEGEEDDGGRSLVEIVQTPAQREILGRLTAVMSLLEGHADFVMDGVGPDVVPSVQEIREKFQQRRAKGASRLDMALRKLLGLDAKLRQYRDGERFVRAVVNEVGMDGFNRVWTSPNTLPTKTEIAKPADWIARVHRKADSGNSGTES is encoded by the coding sequence ATGACGAGCATCGGCGGTGCTGCTTCTTCTCAGATGGTCGACTGGAACCTCGCGGTGGCGACCGCGACCCGGCTCGTGCGGCCGGGGCCGGAGGTGAGCCGTGACGAGGCCCGGGCCGTCGTCGCCGAGCTGCGCCGGCACGCCAAGGCGTCGGAGGGACACGTCCGCGGCTTCACCCGGATGGCCACCGAGGAGATCCACGACACCCCGGTCCTCGTCGTCGACCGCCCCGGCTGGGTCCGGGCCAACGTCGCCGGCTTCCGGGAGATCCTCAAACCCCTCCTCGACAAGATGCAGGAACGGCGTGGCAACACCCCGGGCGGCGCGGTCCTCGGCGCCGTCGGCGGCAAGGTCACCGGCGTCGAACTCGGCATGCTGCTGTCCTTCCTGGCCTCCCGCGTCCTCGGCCAGTACGAGACCTTCGCCCCGGCCACCCGCGAACTCCCGGCCGGGGAGAACGGCGGCGGACGGCTGCTGCTGGTCGCGCCGAACATCGTGCAGGTGGAGCGCGAACTCGACGTACAGCCCCACGACTTCCGCCTGTGGGTGTGCCTGCACGAGGAGACCCACCGCACGCAGTTCACCGCGGTGCCCTGGCTGCGGGACCACCTGGAGGGCGAAATCCAGTCGTTCTTGGGGGAGACCGAGGTCGACCCCATGACCGTCCTGGAACGCATCCGGGAGGCCGCCCAGTCGCTCGCCGGCGGGCGTCCCGAGGGCGAGGAGGACGACGGCGGGCGCTCGCTCGTCGAGATCGTGCAGACCCCGGCCCAGCGCGAGATCCTCGGCCGCCTCACCGCGGTGATGTCCCTTCTGGAGGGCCACGCCGACTTCGTGATGGACGGCGTGGGCCCGGACGTCGTGCCGAGCGTCCAGGAGATCCGCGAGAAGTTCCAGCAGCGGCGGGCCAAGGGCGCCTCCCGGCTCGACATGGCCCTGCGCAAACTGCTCGGCCTGGACGCCAAACTCCGCCAGTACCGCGACGGCGAACGCTTCGTGCGGGCCGTCGTCAACGAGGTCGGCATGGACGGCTTCAACCGCGTGTGGACCTCCCCCAACACGCTCCCGACGAAGACGGAGATCGCCAAACCGGCGGACTGGATCGCGCGGGTGCACCGCAAGGCGGATTCGGGGAACTCCGGGACCGAGTCGTGA
- the tilS gene encoding tRNA lysidine(34) synthetase TilS: protein MGPHPAVAAIRLAVRRVLHDILNEHTSPSGNSSDSPHERPPSPLVLVACSGGADSMALASALAFEAPKLGIRAGGVTVDHGLQPGSDLRAEEVALRLRQLGLDPVESVAVTVGREGGPEAAARDARYAALDAAAARHGATAVLLGHTRDDQAETVLLGLARGSGIRSLSGMAAVSGGPGAARRYRRPFLQLDRQTARKACMVQALPVWDDPHNADPAYTRSRLRHEGLPALEKALGKGVVEALARTAQLSRDDADALDAWASQAATAVRDAAGLLECAKLYALPPAVRRRVLRRAAIEAGAPAGSLFARHIEEVDRLITGWRGQGAINLPGKVVAQRQGGRLVIRQG from the coding sequence ATGGGTCCCCATCCTGCGGTCGCGGCGATACGCCTGGCGGTCCGCCGCGTCCTCCACGACATCCTCAACGAACACACCAGCCCCTCTGGCAACTCCTCCGACTCCCCGCACGAGCGCCCGCCGTCCCCGCTCGTGCTCGTGGCCTGCTCCGGCGGCGCCGACTCCATGGCCCTCGCCTCCGCCCTCGCGTTCGAGGCCCCCAAACTCGGCATCCGCGCCGGCGGCGTCACCGTCGACCACGGCCTCCAGCCCGGCTCCGACCTCCGCGCCGAGGAAGTCGCCCTGCGGCTGCGCCAGCTCGGCCTCGACCCCGTCGAGTCCGTCGCCGTCACCGTCGGCCGCGAAGGCGGCCCCGAGGCCGCCGCCCGCGACGCCCGCTACGCCGCCCTCGACGCCGCCGCCGCACGCCACGGCGCCACCGCCGTCCTGCTCGGCCACACCCGCGACGACCAGGCCGAGACCGTCCTGCTCGGCCTCGCCCGCGGCTCCGGCATCCGCTCCCTGTCCGGAATGGCTGCTGTTTCCGGGGGTCCGGGGGCCGCCCGCCGTTACCGCCGCCCCTTCCTCCAGCTCGACCGGCAGACCGCCCGCAAGGCCTGCATGGTCCAGGCGCTCCCCGTCTGGGACGACCCCCACAACGCGGACCCGGCCTACACCCGCTCCCGGCTGCGCCACGAAGGCCTGCCCGCCCTGGAGAAGGCCCTCGGCAAGGGAGTCGTCGAGGCACTCGCCCGGACGGCCCAGCTCTCCCGCGACGACGCCGACGCCCTCGACGCCTGGGCGAGCCAGGCCGCGACCGCCGTCCGCGACGCCGCCGGACTGCTCGAATGCGCCAAGCTCTACGCCCTGCCGCCCGCCGTACGCCGCCGTGTGCTGCGCCGCGCCGCCATCGAGGCGGGCGCCCCGGCAGGCTCGCTGTTCGCCCGGCACATCGAGGAAGTCGACCGGCTGATCACCGGCTGGCGCGGCCAGGGGGCCATCAATCTCCCCGGCAAGGTCGTCGCCCAGCGGCAGGGTGGCAGACTGGTGATTCGGCAAGGCTGA
- the hpt gene encoding hypoxanthine phosphoribosyltransferase, whose amino-acid sequence MRVDAKDMGTDLKEVLITKEQIDAKLVELAAKIDAEYAGKDLLIVGVLKGAVMVMADLARALSTPVTMDWMAVSSYGAGTQSSGVVRILKDLDTDIKGKHVLIVEDIIDSGLTLSWLLSNLGSREPESLKVCTLLRKPDAAKVAIDVEWVGFDIPNEFVVGYGLDYAEKYRNLPFVGTLAPHVYGG is encoded by the coding sequence ATGCGGGTGGACGCGAAAGACATGGGCACCGACCTCAAAGAGGTGCTCATCACCAAGGAACAGATCGACGCCAAGCTGGTTGAGCTGGCCGCGAAGATCGACGCGGAGTACGCGGGCAAGGACCTGCTCATCGTCGGCGTCCTGAAGGGCGCGGTGATGGTCATGGCCGACCTCGCGCGGGCGCTGTCCACCCCCGTCACCATGGACTGGATGGCCGTGTCGTCGTACGGCGCGGGCACCCAGTCCTCCGGTGTCGTCCGGATCCTCAAGGACCTCGACACCGACATCAAGGGCAAGCACGTCCTGATCGTCGAGGACATCATCGACTCCGGCCTGACCCTGTCGTGGCTGCTGTCCAACCTCGGCTCCCGGGAGCCGGAGTCGCTGAAGGTGTGCACCTTGCTGCGCAAGCCGGACGCCGCCAAGGTCGCCATCGACGTCGAGTGGGTCGGCTTCGACATCCCCAACGAGTTCGTCGTCGGCTACGGCCTCGACTACGCCGAGAAGTACCGCAACCTCCCGTTCGTCGGTACGCTCGCGCCTCACGTCTACGGCGGCTGA
- the ftsH gene encoding ATP-dependent zinc metalloprotease FtsH, translating into MDVKRYFRGPVMWIVLAVLAVVVLMQVVGSSGGYKTVDTGQVVQAINDNKVQQAKLTTGDEQTIKVELKDGEKVDGSSKIQASYIGDQGQNLAATLQTKFEQKQIPDGYTVSPTKQNAFVGILLSLLPFVLIVVVFLFLMNQMQGGGSRVMNFGKSKAKLITKDTPKTTFADVAGSDEAVEELHEIKEFLQEPAKFQAVGAKIPKGVLLYGPPGTGKTLLARAVAGEAGVPFYSISGSDFVEMFVGVGASRVRDLFEQAKANAPAIVFVDEIDAVGRHRGAGLGGGHDEREQTLNQLLVEMDGFDVKGGVILIAATNRPDILDPALLRPGRFDRQIAVDRPDMQGRLEILKVHQKGKPVAPDVDLSAVARRTPGFTGADLSNVLNEAALLTARSDKKLIDNQMLDEAIDRVVAGPQKRTRIMSDKEKKITAYHEGGHALVAAASPNSDPVHKITILSRGRALGYTMVLPDEDKYSTTRNEMLDQLAYMLGGRAAEELVFHDPTTGAANDIEKATATARAMVTQYGMTERLGAIKFGGDNTEPFLGREMAHQRDYSEEVAALVDEEVKKLIENAHNEAWEILVENRDVLDNLVLQLLEKETLGKEEIAEIFSAIVKRPARPAWTGSSRRTPSTRPPVLSPKELALTNGANGATPAISTAKATAAESAPVTEPAPEDRPES; encoded by the coding sequence ATGGACGTGAAGCGATACTTCCGTGGGCCGGTCATGTGGATCGTGCTGGCCGTCCTTGCCGTGGTCGTGTTGATGCAGGTCGTCGGCTCGTCCGGTGGGTACAAGACGGTGGACACCGGCCAGGTGGTCCAGGCGATCAATGACAACAAGGTCCAGCAGGCCAAGCTGACCACAGGCGACGAGCAGACCATCAAGGTCGAGCTCAAGGACGGCGAAAAGGTCGACGGCAGCTCGAAGATCCAGGCGAGCTACATCGGCGACCAGGGCCAGAACCTCGCCGCGACACTGCAGACCAAGTTCGAGCAGAAGCAGATTCCCGACGGGTACACCGTCTCGCCGACCAAGCAGAACGCGTTCGTCGGCATCCTGCTCTCCCTGCTTCCCTTCGTCCTCATCGTCGTCGTCTTCCTGTTCCTGATGAATCAGATGCAGGGCGGCGGCTCCCGGGTCATGAACTTCGGCAAGTCCAAGGCGAAGCTCATCACCAAGGACACCCCCAAGACGACTTTCGCGGACGTCGCCGGGTCCGACGAGGCCGTCGAGGAGCTCCACGAGATCAAGGAGTTCCTCCAGGAGCCGGCCAAGTTCCAGGCCGTCGGCGCCAAGATCCCGAAGGGCGTCCTGCTCTACGGTCCTCCCGGCACCGGCAAGACCCTGCTCGCGCGTGCCGTCGCGGGCGAGGCCGGCGTCCCGTTCTACTCGATCTCCGGTTCCGACTTCGTCGAGATGTTCGTCGGTGTAGGTGCCTCCCGAGTCCGTGACCTGTTCGAGCAGGCCAAGGCGAACGCTCCGGCGATCGTCTTCGTCGACGAGATTGACGCGGTCGGCCGCCACCGCGGCGCCGGCCTCGGCGGTGGTCACGACGAGCGTGAGCAGACCCTGAACCAGCTGCTCGTCGAGATGGACGGCTTCGACGTGAAGGGCGGCGTCATCCTGATCGCCGCCACCAACCGGCCCGACATCCTCGACCCGGCCCTCCTGCGCCCCGGCCGCTTCGACCGCCAGATCGCGGTCGACCGCCCGGACATGCAGGGCCGTCTGGAGATCCTCAAGGTTCACCAGAAGGGCAAGCCGGTCGCCCCGGACGTCGACCTGTCGGCGGTCGCCCGCCGCACGCCGGGCTTCACGGGTGCCGATCTGTCCAACGTGCTGAACGAGGCCGCGCTGCTGACGGCCCGCTCGGACAAGAAGCTGATCGACAACCAGATGCTGGACGAGGCGATCGACCGCGTCGTGGCGGGCCCGCAGAAGCGGACCCGGATCATGTCCGACAAGGAGAAGAAGATCACCGCGTACCACGAGGGCGGACACGCCCTGGTCGCGGCGGCCTCACCCAACTCCGACCCGGTCCACAAGATCACCATCCTGTCCCGCGGCCGCGCCCTGGGCTACACGATGGTCCTGCCGGACGAGGACAAGTACTCCACCACGCGCAACGAGATGCTCGACCAGCTCGCCTACATGCTGGGCGGTCGCGCGGCCGAGGAACTGGTCTTCCACGACCCGACCACGGGCGCCGCGAACGACATCGAGAAGGCCACCGCCACGGCCCGCGCGATGGTCACCCAGTACGGCATGACCGAGCGTCTCGGCGCCATCAAGTTCGGCGGCGACAACACCGAGCCGTTCCTCGGCCGTGAGATGGCCCACCAGCGCGACTACTCGGAAGAGGTCGCCGCCCTGGTGGACGAGGAAGTAAAGAAACTCATCGAGAACGCGCACAACGAGGCCTGGGAGATCCTGGTCGAGAACCGCGACGTCCTCGACAACCTCGTCCTCCAGCTGCTGGAGAAGGAGACGCTGGGCAAGGAGGAGATCGCCGAGATCTTCTCCGCGATCGTCAAGCGTCCGGCCCGGCCCGCCTGGACCGGCTCCTCCCGCCGTACGCCGTCCACCCGTCCGCCGGTGCTCTCCCCGAAGGAGCTCGCCCTGACGAACGGTGCCAACGGCGCCACCCCGGCGATCTCGACCGCCAAGGCCACGGCGGCGGAGTCCGCCCCCGTGACCGAGCCGGCCCCCGAGGACCGTCCGGAGAGCTGA
- the folE gene encoding GTP cyclohydrolase I FolE — MTDPVTLDGEGSIGEFDEKRAENAVRELLIAVGEDPDREGLKETPGRVARAYKEIFAGLWQKPEDVLTTTFDLGHDEMVLVKDIEVYSTCEHHLVPFRGVAHVGYIPATTGKITGLSKLARLVDVYARRPQVQERLTTQIADSLMEILEPRGVIVVLECEHMCMSMRGIRKPGAKTLTSAVRGQLRDAATRNEAMSLIMAR, encoded by the coding sequence ATGACCGACCCCGTGACGCTGGACGGCGAAGGCTCCATCGGCGAGTTCGACGAGAAGCGCGCCGAGAACGCCGTCCGCGAACTGCTGATCGCGGTCGGGGAGGACCCGGACCGGGAGGGGCTCAAGGAGACGCCGGGGCGGGTGGCCCGGGCGTACAAGGAGATCTTCGCGGGGCTGTGGCAGAAGCCCGAGGACGTGCTGACGACGACGTTCGACCTGGGGCACGACGAGATGGTGCTCGTGAAGGACATCGAGGTGTACTCGACATGTGAGCATCACCTGGTGCCGTTCAGGGGCGTCGCTCACGTCGGATACATCCCGGCCACCACCGGGAAGATCACCGGTCTGTCCAAGCTGGCCCGGCTCGTGGATGTCTACGCCCGGCGTCCGCAGGTGCAGGAACGACTCACCACGCAGATAGCCGACTCCCTGATGGAGATCCTGGAGCCGCGTGGCGTGATCGTCGTCCTGGAGTGCGAGCACATGTGCATGTCGATGCGCGGTATCCGCAAGCCGGGGGCGAAGACCCTGACCTCGGCGGTGCGGGGCCAGCTGCGGGACGCGGCGACCCGCAACGAGGCGATGAGCCTCATCATGGCGCGCTGA